The sequence gggttttttacaccaccatttgtgattaatgaatcgcacacagtttcgtcaaagggtctctgatagTAGTGTctcgttagcagcatcctacactAGTGATGTATCTCATGCAACCATCTCCAGCCTTTGCAATTTGGCACCAGTTACAAAGTAAGCGAGTGCAACATGATGCTTGTTGCAAATGCCGACTCGACGGTAGGCCCGACGAATCAGTTTACGATTAGTATTAAATGGTTCAATCATTATAACAAATGGTCTATAGCAAAGCAAGTGAGCGCCATGGGTCTTGTTCCATAGGTTGAGGCTGATTCGACGGTAGATGAGACGAAGCATGTTGTGATTAGTGCGAAAGGATTCGACCATTGCAATAAGGGTTCTACTTCAAAGAGAGTTAGCATAATATGGTTGTTGTTGCCAAGAAAGTGAGCACAACATGGTGCTTGTGCAAAGGCCGCATGTTAGGGAATATTTCTCcattagtggttttggtgattgatgacaatgtatttgcagactaatcgtgtgcattgagcatttcagagaaCCACATGGCACAAGATGATTCTTGCCCCTCGGAGCTATTGCGAAGACGATGTTTTTCTTGGGTTTcattttcggtggatttgagtcgtaggatcaccgtactattaagaggaggtccgcttcggaaaggtttgggtggaatcaacacgtacacagtCTCTTTGCACCCCCTTTCTTTCCCGGTTTCGGAGCTTGTCCGCCCTTGTACATGGTCCTTCTTGAGGCACATAAGCCGTAGTACCGCTCAGCAGcacagtagtaccgctccagtggTACTACCACTGTTTAGTGCTACTAGGACTCCCGCCTATTCTTAGGGCTCTGTAAATGAGTGGTAGTAGGGCGGTAgttcagcgcggtagtaccgctccaacggTACTACGGCTCTGAACTACCACTCCACTCCCGCAGATCTACTGAGCTTCTAATTATTAAGCGGAAGTACCGCTCCCGCGGAGTGGTAGTATCGCCCCGGCGAAACTATCGCTGCTCCGCTATCTCTAGGAGCACCGCTTATTTTTTTTTGTCTTTTGGACTGCACCGTCCTTCGAGTGGAAGTAGACTTATTCCGATATGCCGCTCCGCAAGCAAGGAGTGCCACGCACAAGCGAGAGCGCCGATAAtagccagcggtagtactgctatgTGCAGCACTACCGCGCTGCCCTCCTTTATTACCGTTGCTTTGTGTGTTTGCACAACACTAAGCGGAAGTACCGCCTCCCTGATCTGTTCAGTTGAGTGCAGCTATTGAAACTTCCGTGCCAGCGAAAATACCGCTCGtccgagcagtactaccgcttgtgcACATGCTGAAggggcataacggttggattctttTCCCCACCATGTAAGtgagtcttcttcttctagttgtCTTACCTCTtcttcccccaagctccattgttgctcaaaatCTCATTCTTccctgatctctctccctaaccATTTAAACTTATTGATtttttagggattggttgagaagaccTAGATCTACTCTTCTatcaagagaaatttgatccccccatTAATCCCTTGCGGatattgttactcttgggtgtttgagcaccctagacggttgaggtcacgtcggagccacattccattgtggtgaagcttcgtggtggtgttgggagcctccaactCGGTTGTGAAGATTGtctcaaccttgtttgtaaaggtccggttgccgccttcaagggcaccacgggtggaatcacgacatcttgcattgtgcgacgTCGTGAGAAGAATACAGTGACCCTAGTGATTTTTTGAGGAGCATTGTGtttccacaccgctccaacagagacataTTTCTCCTTAAAGGGAAGGAAGTTCAATAACACAACCTCGTCTTCatcggctccacttgtggttaccTCTTATCTTTACTTTGTGCAAGCATTACTAACATTGTATCTCTTGCTTTCTTGCTTGCTCGTGTTGTTGTTGTAACCATCATAGGTTGtttacctagttgcatatctagacaattTATTTATTGTTAAACATAATTTGATAAAAATACAAAAAAGATACTCCTATTCACCTCCCTCTAGTCAattatatcgatcctttcatcgcGAAATACTCGGCGGTAGATCGGGCAGCTGTCTCGTGCGCCATCACACGGCGTCCGATCAGATTCAATTTCACGTGGCGACGTACGCCTAAGATATTTTCAAAATGTTGGTGGATGTTGACATATTTTTCTAGGAGTATTATAATTTAGTCAAATTTTTTTTAAACATCGGCTAAAATTAGACTTTCAGTTATTTTCGTAGCTTCAAAAACAAGTTTTTTTTCTTCCGAATTTGTCACAAAAATGAGCAAAGTTATCAATATTTACGCATCCAGAGGCCACGCGAACTCCGCTTCGTCTCGTCGCGACCATCTGACAGGTTCGCTCGCCGGGCGGAGGCATACCCGCCGCCATGTCGAAGCTCGccaaccagccgccgccgccatcgtcggaTATGGATGTTGACTCCGCAGCCGCGGTCGAGGAGAAGAATCCCGTCAGGTTCTCCATCAATGGTGAGCTTGCCCCCTCTCCTTACCCTCTGCGCAGACCCGATCTCCCCCCCTCGCGTCTCCTGATCCGCCCCCCTTCCTCCGCGCAGTGCTGGAACTCATGAGGGAGGCGCAGATGCAGCACGGCCTTCGCCACGGCGACTACACACGGTACAGGTGAGCGTCCCGATTACCGATCCCACCCCACTTGACGCCCACCCAGATCTGCTGCCTGCTCGTCTTCTCAGCTGTGGCATGCCGCCGTGATTCTCGCCTCGCGGGATTCACGCGCGTATATTGATCGGGAGGCATCTTTTCTTCCTACCGTGCTCTCACATGTGTGACTTGTGATGGAATGCTTTCATCCAGTCCCCCTATATCCAAAATTTCCCATGGAAACCCTGCTTCGAACTTGCTCTGTAGCCTAATGGAATTCGTACATTTAATCTGGTATAAAAGAAAGTTATCTCTTTACACCTTTGCTTTGCACAGTATGCTTGCTCCGTTTTCTCTGTTGCTGGTACATGAGGGGGAAGTTCTGTCCTCTCAGATGTTCTATGTCTTGTTTGCCCCAAGTATCTTGCTTTTGCTTATAATTTATTAGTATGGTGCTGCTGTCATTTGTGGATGCATACTGTCTGAAGGATTTAGGATTATTTGCAGGAGATACTGTACTGCGCGTCTGAGAAGGCTATACAAGTCTCTGAAGTTTTTGCATGGCCGTGGTAAATATACCCGGAGGAATATAACAGAGTCAACAGTGACTGATGTGAGGTGTggtgatttttctcctgataatcTACCATATGCCTTCTGCCTTTGTTCACACTTCACTTCGTCTAGTATTTTGGTAATTTTGACAATttagaaggggagccttggcgcagtggtaaagctgctgccttgtgaccatgaggtcacgggttcaagtcctggaaacagcctcttgcagaaatgtagggaaaggctgcgtacaatagacccaaagtggtcggacccttccccagaccctgcgcaagcgggagctacatgcactggggctgccccttTGACAATTTAGATGGATCTGTTTGGATTTGGTATGTTAACTACCATTGTCAACATTTAAAACCAACAATTTGATTTCCTTTGTACCGTTGAACATATGATTACTATTAGTTACAAAGATTTCAGCCACCATTTGGTAGTTGTGTACTACATGCCTGTGATATTCATTAGTAATTTATCAGTATTGTTAATGCCTTACCCTAGCAAAATTCTTGTTATTGTTGTTGAACACTTTTGTAGTGCATGTGCATGTAATCGGTATGCAACAACTATCGGGGAACTTAAGCAAATGCTTTTGCAATTTAGCGAGCTGTTAGGCTTGGTTACTCCTGAAGCAATTTTAACACATGAGTGTAGGTTTCTACATGTGGTATTTTATATGGCTGAGAGAGCATGGAGTCATGCTATGGAGAAGAAAACTGCTGGTCCAAATGCACCGCAGCGCATCTACATGCTGGGTCGATTTAGGAAGGCAGTCAAATGGGCGGCACTTTTTTCACAGTTATGTTCTATAAAAGGAGATTCCAGGACATCTTTGGAAGCTGAGGTGTGTTTCTTATCTTTTGTTTGATTTAGTGCTCAGTTGACAATCCTTTTTTAAGTACAAAATAGAAACCTCACTATATTGACCTGATATAGTTGTCCTATGAGAAAAGTAGTTTTTAAACCATCTAAAATAATATCTTTTGTAGGCATATGCTTCATATATGAAAGGAACTTTGCTTTTTGAGCAAGAGAAGAACATAGAGGCAGCAATGTTGAATTTCAAGAATACCAGGTTTGTGGAAATGATACTCGATCCATTGATGTTTTGGCTCTATGCAGTGTGGTATTATTCCTTGTGGGGATCATCCATATTGTTGTGCCTTGCTGTTCGGATATATCATGATACTTGGTCCCCTTATGAGTATTTTAAAACTTTGTGATTGACATTTATTATTTTTCACAGGACTGTATACGAGGAGCTTGGGAAGTATGGCAGCATAGAAAATCAACTTTTATGCCGTCAGCGCATTGAGGAAGTGGAGCCTATGATTGGATTCTGTTCACGCAAACTTGGTGGATCTGCTCTGCAAGAACATGATCTCCTAGATATGGAAAAGGAGGGGCCTGCTTATGACCTTTTTAAAGCTAAGATTGAGGTATTTTCTTTTCATACAACTAAAGAATATAGTGGAATGCATAAGAGGTCCTAAAACTGTTCGAGGGGTGTCATGGTAGTCCTAAAACATTAGAAGTGCAGACTTGGGCCCCAAAAGTTATAAGTTCTTCATCGCGGTCCTAAGCAGCCCAGACCGGGTCTGACTTGCTTATGTGGTACGTTTACTGTCGCCACGTAGATGTATGGATCCACCAGGATAACCAATTGAAGCCAGAATATGTTGAAAGTAGAAACACCCCTGATATCCTGGTAATTTTCACTTGTGGCCCCTAGTTCTTTTCCCCACTGGCAATGTTCAGGGAATCATTAACTGGTAACTACTCGGTCGGCTGGCGAGTAGGGTATTAATAGGCAAATCAGCCGATAAATCAGTTAATTGGCCGGTAAATGAGTTAGTCGGCTACTCAATGACCCACTGAGAAGGGATTAATCGGCCAGTTAACTGATTCACCTGCTGATATTTTGAACACTGCCCACTGGTGACATATGCTCATCCCTAACCTCTCGTCCTGATCCTCTCTCCCTCACGCATGTGAAGATAAAAGTCCAATCCCCAAAATCACGTGCAACCTATATTATGAAGAACCAGTCAGGAATTGCACGTCAGAGACATAATATAGGTGATTTTTGTGAGTATGCCACTGCAAAACTATCAGATATTGCACATACCACTGCAACGATTTGATTAATTTTTCACCATGCACATTTTGACAGATATATGATTCCCATCGGTTCTTCTGGGAAATAGTTCACCACACACTTCATCTTTGCAGTGTGTAACATGAATGTTTGGTCAGCTTGATCAATGCATGTTTAAACCTTGAGTTTTTTTTTCTGCAATCCACATCATTTGTTTACAGTTTGAAAATTGTGTGCATATCTTGCAGTGCGCCTAAACTTTGCTATTATGATGTTAGTTAATGTTGCATATATGCAAACTTGAACTAGTACAATGAGGATGTCACACAACCAACGATTATAGTTTAACTTTTGTATTATTGACTTCACGTGATGGGTATGCTGTTTTTTTTGTTGGGCCtgtgtttttctttatttcttggTCAAGTCAGGATCTTCATTAAAGATCTTTGACTCATATTTGAAATCGGGAACTGTTTTTGTGACAAAATTTCAGAAAAGGAATTGTCAGAATCGTGCTAGACAAGTTCTCGTATGGCGTTGATTATTGCTTAGAGCAAGACCAGTGACCTCCTATCTTTTGGTTGAAATCGATGCTCCAACAGCGTCGGCAAACAGCACAGCAAAAGAATCACTTGGCAAACTATATCCTTTACGGTTGCCACTTCTGCAGACCTGGAAGAGAGCCAGTATCGAGCAATGACCGCGGCAGCTCTTCCCTCCTGCGCTGCCGAGGAATGATCTGAGGATGGTGCTCCGTTCCCCTCTCACGCGACCACCTTCTTTTTTCCTGTTGCCGCCGTGGTGCCTCTCTTGCTGCTCGCTTGATCTGGAGGGACTGGTTGGCTCTGGACAAATCAGAGGGTATGgcaccgggagggggggggggggggaggtggtgGTGTTCGGTGGCGTCAAGAGGGCGGGAGGTGCAGTGCTTGCCCGTGCCATTGAGAGACGGAGTTGGCAGCGCTTGTTTTGGTGCTCTGTGGCGGCGGCGATTTGCTTGATGCTTTGTGTAGTCGATAGATTACTATTTGCTGTTGCACTCTACCTGTTGCTGATGCTTCCATTATTGTGAGAGACCGAGAGATCATATGTTGCTGCTTGTGCTTGTGTGCTTGCACTTTATTAGAGATAAGTGAGAGAGATATTGACAACTGATGTGGAATCGATTCGTTTAATGTTGTGTGGTTGGCAGCGCTTGTTTTGGTGCCCTGTGGTGGCGGCGATTTGCTTGATGCTTTGTGTAGTCGATAGATTACTATGTGCTGCTGCACTCTACCTGTTGCTGATGCTTCCATTATTGTGAGGTTGTGAGAGACAGAGAGATCATATGTTGCTGCTTGTGCTTGTGTGCTTGCACTTTATTAGAGATAAGTGAGAGAGATATTGACAACTGATGTGGAATCGATTCGTTTAATGTTGCGTGTTTGCAATTGCTGTTGCTGTATGGAGATAGCACATGAGAATTGGGGTCAACTCAAATTATGCATCAATGAAATATCAAATACTGTGTTGAATTAATAGGTTTTAGAGAATTTGTGAGTTCGAATAAGTTAATAAAATATAGGCAGATGAAATTTGGAGAGCGGGACTGTTGGAGCGTGCACAGAAATAGAGAAGGAATCTTTTGGTGAGGCTCTGCGATTAGAGATACAACGAATCGATTTGAGGAGTTCGTTGGACTTGctcatttgaaattattttgataTTGTTTCATAAATATGACACCATAGCCTACTTACAGTTTCTGAGTGCCAGATTGCATTTCCACCCCTATTTTCAGATAGATGTATTTTGATACTTGCAGGCTGTATTATCTGAGACAAGGTCACAGCAGGCGGCTTCTATGACTGAGTTTAACTGGCTTGGTCGCAGATTTCCAATTACCAGTGCAAAGACCCGTGTCTCCATATTAAAAGGTACTCCTATATAGGTTATGTATGTTCTCTCTAATTATTATAGACATGATTTGCAAGTTCATCTCAGAGATAGCAGATAGTCCACATGTTATTTAATTGACCAAGACAAGTCTTTTTGTACAGTATTTCTGCATCTGCTTTGCTTTCTACTTGTAGATAGATTTCTTTTTAATCTAGTGATATGATTCAGCTCAGCAGCTGGAGAGGGATTTAAATGGCGCAGCCACAGAACCAATCCCAGCAGACAAAAAACTTGCTATTTTTGATAAACTATTCTCTGCATACCACGAAGCTCGAAGCTGCATCCGCAATGATTTGGTATGAAAATAATGATATAGATATATGTATGTTTTTAAGGCAGTGTATGCATCCTACCAACACTTTTGCCAAATGCAGGCTTCTGCTGGCAATGCTGAGAATATAAGAGACGAATTGAATGGTCTTGACAAGGCCGTCAGTGCAGTTTTAGGATCGAGGACCATAGAACGTAACCAGTTACTTGTTAGTATTGCTAAAAGTAAGTTTGCAAAGCATCGGGATGAGAAGAATGAGAAAATTACAAAGCCGGAAGAACTTGTTAGGCTATATGATCTGCTAATTCAGGTAAGTTCCATTCATATTATGCCTTACTAGAGTTGTGTACTTCTACTGATGCGAAAACAATTTAACTTGCAGAATACAACAGACCTAACTGATTTAGTTAGCTCAGGAAGGGATAAAAACGAAGAAGAGAACGCTTTTGTTCATGAGTATGAGCTGAAAGATTTGGCATTCCGAGCTGAGAGGTGAGTTCGACATTGTTTTCTTTGAAACCTAGAATTCTTTAATAATCAGCTTCTCTGTTCACGACTATATTGAATAATGTTATTGAGAGCTTGACACAAGGCAGCAAAATATTTATTTGTCTTACTTTTAAATTATTGATTTGTATAAATGTTCCAGCTTCTTATCAAGTTTCCGTCTACTATCCTAGAAAGCTTACATGTAACATTTTTATATCGGCTATACTCACAAATTTTGTTTTGGAGTACTGTGCAGATGTTTCTATTTGGCAAAGTCATATAGTTCAGTCAGTAAAAGGGCCGAAGCCTATGCGTTATTCTGTTATGCACGTTCCCTTGCTGATTCTGCACTGCAAGAACTGGCCAACAGTCCTCACAAGGTTCGCTACTGTCCTAACATTTATATGATCATTAAGAAGTGGTAGCTTCTAAACTCCAGCCATTTTTTTTATCATTGTTTTAAGTGTGCCCTCATCACTATCATTATCATTTGGTGCATGTATTATGTCGGTGCCCTTTGTAAGCTAAAAGCAGCTTTTGAATTCAGAAATGCGAGTATTATGTTGGTACCTGCACAAGTCTGCTAGGGTAAATACTGTTTATTGATCTTGAAACAACATAGTTTCGGGGCTTACAAAGGCGCTCCTAAGTTTATCTTACTTTGTTAGTTAATCTGCCTGTATTAGCTGCAAGTTGTACAGTTTTGGCTTTTCTGGAATCCTTTTTTCGGTTCCTAGTAGTTAGTAGTAGCTTAGCTGTTTGATATTTTgtttacacccccccccccccctgagtaGGTTTTGTGCTATCTTCATGCTCTTCTAATATAAAAAACATGCGTTTGGGTGCTtgttggaggaaaaaaatgcttgaTTTTTTGTCTTCTGGCAGGTACTTGAGTCTAACTCAAATGCTCTTACTTTACAGACCTTAATCCAAGATCTCGAGGCTCTATCTTTCAATTGTAGATCCAATAGTTGCATTGAACATGCAACAGGTATTATGGAGGATGAGAGTGCTCCTGAAAAACTTTCTAAAGGAGTCTCAACTATATCACTTGGCGACGATAAAAGAAAGGTATGCTTTGTACAAGCTCTTGTCCACGTAAACGTTTGATGAGATTAGTTTGTTACTATTGGTATTTAGATCATTAGTCCCACCATTTGAGTCTTATGTTATGGTAGGGTAGCTACCCTTGGCACCCAGTTCTTTCACCCTTTTGTACATGTCACGAGTCTATTGATGAAACAGGTGTCTGGGGAAAACTTGAACTGAAGTCCTACAGTGAGGGATATTCATATTgaaccaaaaaaagagaagaaaaaactgcagattcttttttccttttattcTTACAACTCCATTCGTTCTTATGAGTAGTTGATGAATCCACTTTATTCACCAGCTTGGTTTATTATCTTTTCTTTCCCTTCCGTTCTTATGttctactccctctgatccatattaattgtcgctgatttaggacaattaatatggatcggacgAAGTATTATTCTTTAGCTTTACCTGAGATGTTAATGAATCCACTTTATTCACTACCTTGGTATGATACTTCATTACTTAGCTAGAGGATTCTGCTATCTGAACTTTCATGCATCTCTTAATCTACGTACAGTCTGGTGTTCCCTGGATTGACCTTTGATGTGTGTGAAATCAAAATCAACGGCATGCCATGTCATTTTAGGGTGTTATACTGTTATTACAAAATGATGCAATTTAGGGTCATCTTTTGAATATATGCTGATaataagttttttttttgaaacaatctTAAAAAGTAGTGGTATTTCACTTGCGCCCGTGAGGGCTCCCACTTATCCTACACCTCTCAAGTCATTTCACAAAGTCGGACTAGAGTCAAGCTCAACAGGGTCTTCTTTCCCCGCTGATTCCGCCAAGCCCGTTCCCTTGGCTGTGGGATAATAAGTTTGTATTTTGCAGGATACTAAATACCTCCTTGATATCCTAGGGAGCTATGAATCAGCACTTGGTGAGCAAAGCGCCAAAGCGCCATGTCGCATTTCACAGTTCCCACCACCGTTCCAATCAGTTCCCTGCAACCCAATTGTTCTTGACATGGCATATAACGCAATCGAATTCCCGAACCTTGAGAACAggatgaagaaggaaaagaagggtCTCCTCCGCAGATTCTGGGGGTGAAAGGAAGAGAGCGCATTATTTAGTTCCTCAGGATCACCTTGCTCTTGGATTTTGATACATTACCTTGGTGGATTAATTTGTTTTTGCCTTTGCTGCTCATCGCAGTGCTGGTTGATGTCTGGAAGGTTTCTAAGAAGTCGAATCAAGTTTGATAGGCAAAATTTTGTACTGTTTCAAAATACATCAGTTTGAGTGTTACTCTTTACAATCCGTTATACTGTATGGAACATTAACTAAATAGATCGTACTTTTGAAATGCTATAAATTGTTGCAGTATGGTTAACTTATATTCCGCAATATCAGGTTTCATGTTTGGCTGCAGTTctccttctataaagctatggtgCGCATTTTGCGTacctttgaaaaaaaattgtttggcTGCAGTAATTGCTTAGCCAAAAAGTGTGCCAACGCGTAAGGCTGCTGCACTCTTGTGGCGCGGATATATAGGCTCGGTCGAAGCTTTGAAATACATTTGAATTTTTGGGCCATATAGATTATTGACAACACTTGGTGTCACGAGGATTGTTCCATTCAGAACAAGCACAAAGAACCCAAATGCTTCAACTTTTGGGGGAACATGCTTGGAAATGCTCAGTGAATAGTACTCGTTCGCCAAATGAAAGGAAATGCTGGGCCAAATGAAAGGAAATGCTGGGAAAAATAATCTCCACAAAGATGATACAGGCGGGCTCCTTTGGTTGTGAACGTCCCTTTAGCAGCTACTAGATGTGGggcgggtgtcgtggttctaagcctgacagtagagtggggggtaggtatggagaggcaaggtcctagctatggagaggttgtaaacacaagagatgtacgagttcaggcccttctcggaggaagtaaaagccctacgtctcggagcccggaggcggtcgagtggattatatgtatatgagttacaagatgccgaacccctctacctgtggagcggggtggcttatatagagtgcaccaggaccccagccagcccacgtag comes from Triticum aestivum cultivar Chinese Spring chromosome 5B, IWGSC CS RefSeq v2.1, whole genome shotgun sequence and encodes:
- the LOC123111158 gene encoding signal recognition particle subunit SRP68, translating into MSKLANQPPPPSSDMDVDSAAAVEEKNPVRFSINVLELMREAQMQHGLRHGDYTRYRRYCTARLRRLYKSLKFLHGRGKYTRRNITESTVTDVRFLHVVFYMAERAWSHAMEKKTAGPNAPQRIYMLGRFRKAVKWAALFSQLCSIKGDSRTSLEAEAYASYMKGTLLFEQEKNIEAAMLNFKNTRTVYEELGKYGSIENQLLCRQRIEEVEPMIGFCSRKLGGSALQEHDLLDMEKEGPAYDLFKAKIEAVLSETRSQQAASMTEFNWLGRRFPITSAKTRVSILKAQQLERDLNGAATEPIPADKKLAIFDKLFSAYHEARSCIRNDLASAGNAENIRDELNGLDKAVSAVLGSRTIERNQLLVSIAKSKFAKHRDEKNEKITKPEELVRLYDLLIQNTTDLTDLVSSGRDKNEEENAFVHEYELKDLAFRAERCFYLAKSYSSVSKRAEAYALFCYARSLADSALQELANSPHKTLIQDLEALSFNCRSNSCIEHATGIMEDESAPEKLSKGVSTISLGDDKRKDTKYLLDILGSYESALGEQSAKAPCRISQFPPPFQSVPCNPIVLDMAYNAIEFPNLENRMKKEKKGLLRRFWG